The following are from one region of the Ochotona princeps isolate mOchPri1 chromosome 15, mOchPri1.hap1, whole genome shotgun sequence genome:
- the TUBA1B gene encoding tubulin alpha-1B chain, translated as MRECISIHVGQAGVQIGNACWELYCLEHGIQPDGQMPSDKTIGGGDDSFNTFFSETGAGKHVPRAVFVDLEPTVIDEVRTGTYRQLFHPEQLITGKEDAANNYARGHYTIGKEIIDLVLDRIRKLADQCTGLQGFLVFHSFGGGTGSGFTSLLMERLSVDYGKKSKLEFSIYPAPQVSTAVVEPYNSILTTHTTLEHSDCAFMVDNEAIYDICRRNLDIERPTYTNLNRLISQIVSSITASLRFDGALNVDLTEFQTNLVPYPRIHFPLATYAPVISAEKAYHEQLSVAEITNACFEPANQMVKCDPRHGKYMACCLLYRGDVVPKDVNAAIATIKTKRSIQFVDWCPTGFKVGINYQPPTVVPGGDLAKVQRAVCMLSNTTAIAEAWARLDHKFDLMYAKRAFVHWYVGEGMEEGEFSEAREDMAALEKDYEEVGVDSVEGEGEEEGEEY; from the exons ATG CGTGAGTGCATCTCCATCCACGTGGGCCAGGCTGGTGTCCAGATCGGCAATGCCTGCTGGGAGCTCTACTGCCTGGAACACGGCATCCAGCCCGATGGCCAGATGCCAAGTGACAAGACCATTGGGGGGGGAGACGACTCCTTCAACACCTTCTTCAGCGAGACCGGCGCTGGCAAGCACGTGCCCAGGGCCGTGTTTGTAGACCTGGAGCCCACGGTCATTG ATGAAGTTCGCACTGGCACCTACCGCCAGCTCTTCCACCCTGAGCAGCTCATCACAGGCAAGGAAGATGCCGCCAATAACTATGCCCGCGGGCACTACACCATCGGCAAGGAGATCATTGACCTGGTCCTGGACCGCATCCGCAAGCTG GCTGACCAGTGCACGGGGCTGCAGGGCTTCCTGGTTTTCCACAGCTTTGGTGGGGGGACCggctctgggttcacctccctgctgatggaaCGCCTCTCTGTGGATTACGGCAAGAAGTCCAAGCTGGAGTTCTCCATCTACCCGGCCCCCCAGGTCTCCACAGCTGTGGTGGAGCCCTACAACTCCATCCTCACCACCCACACCACCCTGGAGCACTCTGACTGTGCCTTCATGGTGGACAACGAGGCCATCTATGACATCTGTCGTAGAAACCTCGACATTGAGCGCCCCACCTACACTAACCTGAACCGCCTCATCAGCCAGATCGTGTCCTCCATCACAGCCTCCCTGCGGTTTGACGGAGCCCTGAATGTTGACCTGACAGAGTTCCAGACCAACTTGGTGCCCTATCCCCGCATCCACTTCCCTCTGGCCACTTACGCCCCCGTCATCTCTGCTGAGAAAGCCTACCATGAACAGCTTTCTGTAGCAGAGATCACCAATGCGTGCTTTGAGCCGGCCAACCAGATGGTGAAATGTGACCCTCGCCACGGGAAATACATGGCTTGCTGCCTGCTGTACCGTGGCGACGTGGTTCCCAAAGATGTGAATGCTGCCATTGCCACCATCAAGACCAAGCGTAGCATCCAGTTTGTAGATTGGTGTCCCACTGGCTTTAAGGTTGGCATTAACTACCAGCCTCCCACTGTGGTGCCTGGTGGAGACCTGGCCAAGGTCCAGCGAGCTGTGTGCATGCTGAGCAACACCACAGCCATTGCCGAGGCCTGGGCTCGCCTGGACCACAAGTTTGACCTGATGTATGCCAAGCGTGCCTTTGTTCACTGGTACGTGGGTGAGGGCATGGAGGAGGGAGAGTTTTCTGAGGCTCGTGAGGACATGGCTGCCCTGGAGAAGGATTATGAGGAGGTGGGTGTTGATTCTGTGGAAGGAGAGggtgaggaggaaggagaggaataCTAG